The sequence GCAAAGAAAGCCTCCCGGCAGGGGTGGGGACAGCCTGGTTGGGAGGGGTGCAGTTGAACTGGAGCTGGAAGCCTGCTCTGTCCATTCTTAATGACTCACTTCACGTACGCTACTTCATcttgctgagcctcagtgttctcatctggaaGATGGGGACAActggggaggattaaatgagaaaatgagggtAGAGCCAGATAGTTTCTCTCCATGCTCAATGTTTTATCTGTTAAACGAATAAGAATAATATAGAATATTTATTACATTCTAAGCATGGCGCTTGATATTTTAGATGATCGCATGTAAtacagcaaccctgtgaggtgggtgTAGTTATGATACCCgttttacagctgaagaaactgaggtacagagaggatGAAACCTCACAGCTAGTACATGGGGGAGCCAGGATTCGAATGCTTCCCGTGCCtgcactcttaaccactggacaggaGTCCTACCCATATGCTTAAGTAACCCATTGTTTCTGTTAATGTTCTTATTATTAGCAGCATCGAAGAAAATGAGACTAAAGTTAGcataattattgaattttttaaaatagtggttgtTTTTCAGTAGTCCTAGAGCATACTTCTTTGTTCCTCTTACTGTCTCTATTAAAATTGTGTGCTTTTGAATGTTAAGCTTGACACCCTGAATCAGACACTAGGTCACTGGTTCAGGCTTGCAGGTCAAGTAGCCGTCACTGATTGCAGGCAGGGCCGGATCATTCCATGCAGGTAATTCTGTGAAGAAGCGGATTGATTTCTCAAGCCcgttttctttttctaggttgggtcatcctatgtgtgtgtgtatgagagagaggggtggggggaagggaagagagaaagaggacagaAACTCCTGGGAACATGTTATATACCCATAAGCAAGCACTTGTCTGTGATTGTAAATCAgaaactgtaaaatgaggaagttcTTTGAAGTTTGCCCAAAACCTGCTTCACGGCCACCTGTTCCACTGGGGCCGGCAGTTGGATGGCCAGGCTCTGCGGCGATGGCTCAAGCTGTCACTGCACCGAAACGCTCCAGCCTGCCTTGGCCTGGCTGTCATCGCTGGCTTGGTCCCGCTCAGGCAGTTCACCGGGTTCTGTTGGACACCAGGCTTCCAATTAGAGAGAAGTCCCACTGTGTGGCCAGCCCCGCCAGTGCCGCTCTGAGCGGCCCCTTTGCCAAGGCCCGAGCTGACCTCCGCTCTGTCACAGATGGGCCAGCCCCACGCTCCTTCGTGCGCATTTGGAGGAGGGGGGCGGGGACAAGCAGGGAAGCCCACGGGGACTCAGAGTGGACAGCGGGCAGAAGTGCGGCTCCTCAGAGCTGGGAGAAGCTGGGCAGAGTTGACAGGACCCAAACGCTGACATTGCAGAGCAAGAGGGGACTTGGGGAAGACCCCGTCCTGAGCCCTAAGCACAGCAGGGAGCATTTTCTTAGCAACTTCTGAATATTCATCTCAGGCTGGGCCTCAGGCCGAGGAGAGCCAGGAGCAGCTAACTGCCTCACGCCGGACCTGTCACACTGCTGATGGCGCATGGCACGGCCAGCTTCCGCCCTGCCCCACTGCAGGGCCCGTGCGGTCCTGCCAGCCTAGGAGCCCTCTCGCCCTGGACTCAGGGACGGTGCCATCAGCAGCCCTCACCTGGACTGTATTCTTCACTCGGAGTGAACAGGGACGAGCAAGCTGAATTTCTGTTagcataagaaatagaaaattagagAATTCCATCTCTAATTCTCTAGCAGGGTAGAGAGATATAATCTGAGCTCTGAACAGCGTCTTTCTAGATAGAGGACTTGCTGAATGTGATTCATTATTTCGGGGCTGGTGTATGTGTCTTCTTTATTTCCCtatcagcattttctttttattttcacccCTTTAatcactctctttctctgcctgtctctttctctctgtcttattTTCTCTGTCTCCGTCTCTCCCTTGcatgctttctgtctctctttccagGTACGGCATCTGTAACCCCTCCACTGGAAGCAATAATAAAGACGCCAGGCTGGGAACTGACATTTATATACTCGGGCTTAGCTTGACTGGAACCATCGCAAAGTCTAAATAATGAATAGCCTGAAAGTGGCAAGGGTCTTCCCAGCTGTTCTTGGAATGATTCCGcgtctcttaaaaaataaataaataaataaataaatttttaaaaaaaatttagtccaTGGAAGCAAAAACGAAGGGTGTCTTcactgctctctcctctctggaatTTTCCCTCCTTTTAATATTTGCAGTTGGTTTGGGAATTCCAGAACTGTCTCTCCCTGCTTGGCCTTTTTTTCTGCcccatgtctttttttctctatgcAGACTGGTTAAAACAAAGAAAGCTCCTCTACCAGTCAGTGATACTCACTGAGAGAAGGCAGTACTTCTTTAAGGTGTTAGGTTGTCCCCAGGAGAAGATGGACGATTTTTCTGCTATAATAAGCAAGTTTCCACGATTAAGTGATtgctgtctctctgtttctccatTTGCATGACTTTGTTAGATTGATGAAGGGAATGGCCTCACGTCTCTTCCTATGTTTGTATGTCTGTCTGATGTGGAGAGTTCAGAGGAGGAGAATCTCCAAGAGACAGCAAGGGAAGTGTCATCTTTAGAGGCAGTGTTGTTTATTATATTAGACCCGGTAAGTGGAGACTCTGATCCTGGACACACTGCTGGGAAGCCAGGCCACATCATTAGGCGTAAAGTGACCTTCAGATACAGGCTCAGCGCTGTGACAATTGCAAAGACTAGGACGAGCTGATGCAGGTGTGAACCTTGGTCATGAGGAGGTGCACTCATGGTGACCTCCACCTCGTGACACTACGCTTTCCCACGTCCTCTGTCTCTGACCGTGCCAGGTTCATTCggctcctcttttcttttctctcctctaatAAAAACACTTCCCCAAGTGCTATCTGGgactttcttctcatttctttacatttctccTTAGAGAGCCACGCCAATGGCTTCTAACCTGGAGCAAACATCAGGATCACCCAAGAAATCTTAGGGAAAAATACAGACGCCTGAGCCCCACCCCGCTAGGAGATTCTAGTCCAGCAGGTTCTGGGGTAAAGCCTGAGATTCGGGAATTGTTGAAGTTCTACCTTTGATTCCCATGCACACCTCTACTTCAGTTCCACAACCCTAGACTGGGGTCCTGGAGGCCAGAGACCATTGTGTCCATTCTACCCAAAGCCTGTAGCCCTAACTGTGGCCGGCACGTGGAAGGTGATAAGTAACCAGTGGAGAAGCAGGCGAGATCCCCCATTCGTGCCGCTGACATTTTTGGCCCCTCCTCTCATTGCAGATATTCCTGTTATTCCGGACCTGGAAGAAGTACAGGAGGAAGACTTTGTTTTGCAGGTGGCGGCCCCTCCCAGGTATGTTAAATTAATATGAAGTTGGCAGGAGGCAGGGACCATGCCACACGCCATCTGTAGTGGTGCTGCCCCCCAGGGGAGATCCAGATGTCTCTGGATGGGCTCCATCCCAGGGTTCCCATTTTATTAGACGTTTTCTCCCCATTTTGGTCCTTCCCAGCTGCCTACGAGGCTCTGGGGTTGGTGGCCCGGCAGCACTCCTGGCACTGGTTCTGCCTGTGGTTCCTCCTCACGTTCCATCTTTCCTGCAGCATCCAGGTCAACCGGGTGATGACCTACCGTGACCTGGACAATGACCTCATGAAGTACGCAGCCTTTCAGACCTTGGTGAGTGAGGCAGCTTCTGTGTAGAGGAGCAGGCTCCAGGCAACGTCCATAGGGAGTTCTCAGTTTCTCCGAAGCCTTACAGCCTCTCCTCGGTGCGTCTCCGAGGCTGCCGGGCAACAGTCCCTTTGCCAGAGACATCCTCCTCGGGTATTACAGCATCCCTGGACCCAACATATTCCAGTGTTCCCAGGGCCAGGCTCCTTCCTGCTTCCCTGGCTGCCCCCATGGCATCAGTAGATATGCTGCTGTCATGCCTGCCCTCCTAGTATTGACCTTCCCCCAAGGAGTACCCAACCTGCAGGACATCATGGTGTTCCCTCAGTTCTCAGTGGCCATGGGGTCCACCCGCAGTTTTGCCCTTTCACAAGGCATTCCTGCAGGTCTGGATTTGAGAAGTTCTACCACACTCAACCTGGTCCCCCCCCTCTCTTTGCCAGAGGTCGTTGTCCGAAGGCCTCCAAGGTGCACAGcctgcctttgttttctttttttttccctgcacgTTCACAGGATGGAGACATCGACCTGAAGCTCCTCACCAAAGTCCTGGCGCCAGAGCATGAGGTTCGAGAGGTACGTAGCGGCGGCAGTGCCTGCCCCTCATTCCCGGGAACAGCTGGCTCCGAGGCTGGCCTCGGCGGCAGGCTGGCTGTGACCGAGGGGACGGCCTCCCGCAGCTCACCCCACGATGCCTGTCTCGGCAGGACGACGTCAGCTGGGACTGGGACCGTCTGTACACTGAGGTGTCCTCAGAGCTCCTCAGCGAGTGGGACGTGCTGCAGGCAGACAAGGAGGACCCCGTGGGACAGCCCTCGCACACCTGAGCCCGGGGGTCGCTCTCCCTGCACGCGGTCACCTCTGCTTTGGACTCGAGACAGAGGCCATAAACCTAAAACTAAAGAAGCTTGCAAGCAGCTCAGAATTTTTATATGgactattttgtaataaaaatatctattttcagTAGACGGCATTGGATCGTTCGACTGTAAGAAACTGCTTTTTTTTGTAGCCCTCTCTTCCGTTTCTTTCCAGCACTCCCTTGGAAAGATTCGTCAAGAGTGAAGGAGGGCATCGCTCCCCATCGTTGAAGCTTGGGAGGGAAAGCTAGATTCAGGGGGAGAAGCAGTGGTGCTCCTGGAAGCCGTTCAGTTCACAGAGGCCCCAGCAGCTCCCCGGAGCATCTACCTGTGAGCACCTGGACGCAGGGATACGGGAGGTGGCATGCGGCTgcctgctggggtcctggggAGGGCCTGGCCACATGCCTTTCTCACTTTGGACGGTCAGTTATGTTGGTGAAGTTGCACTGTCTCCTTCGAGCTTTCAGTGGGCGTGATCAGATGACCCATTGCCCACGTCAGGGTTTGGTGGCTCTTCTAACAGCACGCCCCTTTCCCCCCTCTTCCTGCAACCCATGCCTGGGGCTCCCAAAGCACATGTTTCCTTTCTGCCACAGGTTCCCAGGGCCTTGTTTCTGGTTCTCATTTGCAGGGGCCAGCTCAGCAGCCCTGAGACGTGCACAGAAGCACTCTCGCAGGGAGCCTGGGCCCCCCCTGACCTTTCAGAGGTGTAGCTGTTTGTCTCCGTTGCTCCCCCAAGCATCATCACTGCCTGTTTCCAAGATGTGCCAAGATCTGGAGCAGAGCCCAGTCCTTTTTCTAAACAGAgacatcttttgtttttgtttttctcttaactCCCCAAGACACCTCATCTGAGGACAGGACGTCTCCCCGCCCACCTCTCCTAGATGCCACTCTGGATCAGGCCCGCGCAGTCTGGCGGCAGCTAACCAAGCCCCACTCCTGGCCGTGGGCAGTGCTGAGTGCTGTTCTCACCCTGCCTGGAAAGCCCTtcattaaaattcagaaaaacaaagaggcTCAACACTTCAAAAACACACTGGGGGTTATTTTTGTCTGACTACGGTGCCCTTCCCTGGTGAGCCACCGGCTCCGGAGCAGGCAAAGAGAATACTTGTCTGTTAATTATAAACTCAGGGATTTAGTGGCTTCGGGGTCTCGTTTCCTCCTTTTCCAGAGTCACACTTTTAGCCCAGACAGCCCCTCTTTGGAATAATTCCCATGGTCACTGAGAAGTTTCCGTCCAGGCTGGTTTTTCTTGAGCCTGCAAGACTCTGAAACCCAAAGGAGGAATTGCTAGATTTCGAGTACCTTAATCACTGGCAAGTTCAACTGCCTCAGGACCTTGATAACCTTGAGGGTCTTCAGCCAGCTTGAGCAGGGCCTGGGGGTtgactcccttcctccctttacTTCTCAGACACCTTTATGTTCCACCCAGCGTTGTCGTCCACCCAAGACTTCAGGGGGCCTCCCAAGAAGATGGCCCTAGAGGGATGACAGAATGGACGAGCTTCGACAGGTACCTCAATGTGGTTTTCTACAGACACcggcggggggcggcggggaggaGGCGTGGAGTGGGCCTCCTGCGTGTGGCAGTTTGACTGGGTCCTTACCAGTTTCTCCCAGACTGGCTCATGTCCGAGAAGCCCCAGCTGGTCTCCGGCAAAATCTCCTGTGGTGTCTTTGGCATGGGGTGGTAGCTGCAGAGCTGTTGTTCATAGGCCGGGCCCTGGTGGGAAAGTCGGTTCCTTCATGAGATTTTGATTACCACGTAGTACGCGCCAGGCGCTGTTCCAGACACTCCAAGCAAAACTCCCTTCTCTCAAAGCGCTTCCGTTCTGGTGGGGGAGATGGACGAATAAGTAAGATAGAGAGGGCATCAGATGGTAAttggtgctatggagaaaaattcaGCAGGACGGGGAAGGGAGTGCTGGGCTCGGGGTGCAGTGTTAGATGGGGCGGTTAGGGGaggtctcactgagaaggtgacatttgagcaaagacccgAAGAAGGTGAAGGAAGGAGCGGGACTGGTCcctggggaagagcattccaaggaGAGAACACTATTTGCAAAAGCCAAGAGGGGGGCATAGGCCTGGCTTCTTTGAGTAGCGGCAGGAGGCGGTGTGACTGGCGGGAGGGGACCAGGGGAGAGGAGACGCTGTGTCTTGCCGGGCCCAGCCCTGGGCTCACCACAGAAGAGGCCTCTGTGCATGTAGGGTCCGCTCTCCCCAGTGACACGCGCACCCTCAGGCTCCGTGGGCTCGTCAGGCCGCCTTTGGAAAACTTTCCTCAGAGGCCTGCACGGCCCCTCCATGCCTCGGCCTGGGAAGAAAGGTTGATGCCTCATCGAGGGAGAGCGGAACCGTGAGCTCTTCTGCCACAGAACTGAGGCCAGGCGGCTGCTGCCAGCTCCCCCAGGCGGGGGCGTGCCGTGTGCGGGGCAGATGGCGGTACCGTGAGGCCCCTGAGTGCCACGCTCCCTGGAAACCTGTAGTTCTGATGAGAAGCCCAAGCAAGAAATTCATCTGGGCAGGCCGGCCTGGGGCTGAACCTGAGGTCATCTCTACCCCTGATGGTGGGCTCGTCTTTGCTAAACCCCAGGACACCCCCAGACAGGCTTCTGGAGCTACATGCTCCAGGCGGAAATGGACTctagtgctggcccactgttGCTGGACCACAGAGAGCTGCTCACAGAGATCAAGGCCTTTCTTGCTTAGTGGTGAGGGCGGCTCCTGGGAGCATTGGTGCTGGAGTGAAAGGTAGGATTTGCCACAGCAAGATAAGGAAGCCTAACACCCTTGCTCTGCTTGCCCAAGCAGTGCTGTGCTTTTCTCCCAGAGGCCAAAGAGTCAGTGGGGAAGGGGGTGAGTGGAGGGGGTAAGGAGCAGTGTCAAAGAACACAGATTCTGGAATCAGGCAGGCCTGGGGTCCAGTCCCATCTCTCCATTTAGTCGCTGTGGGTCCTTGAGCAAGCTgctttccccttcttttcttttttttaaatatataaatttatttatttatttatttttggctgaattgggtctttgttgctgcttgcgggctttctctagttgtggtgagcgggggctattcttcgttgcggtgcacgggcttctcattgcggtggcttctcttgttgcggagcaccagctctaggcgcgcgggcttcagtagttgaggtacgtgggctctagagcgcaggctcagtagttgtggtgcacgggcttagttgctccgcggcatgtgggatcttcccggaccagggctcgaacccatgtcccctgcattggcaggcgaattcttaaccactgcgccaccagcgaaacCCCTGCTTTCCCCTTCTGATCctgttttttctcatctgtaaaatggggataatcttaGGATTGTAATGCCTGGTAAAATCTGACTGCTATTCTGTTTTGGAACTGATGGGGTGGAAAAGTGAACCTAGGGAAAGTCACATTGGATATTTTATTGCAACAACAAACATCTGCATCTCTCAAGGGGCTCCCACCTCCATTTCCCCTCCTGCATCATCTTTCAGCCATGGTTAGAGAATGGCTTGGcaccagggttttttgttttgtttttataacaactttattgaggtttaatttGCATGCCTTAAAATTTACCCCctgaaagtatacaattcagtgattttagtaaatttatgGAGTTATGCAACCATAACCATAATTCTGtttctggaacattttcatcatcctatAAGCCTCCCTTGTGTCTGTTTACAGTTAATCCCCattcccactcccagccccaggcaaccactgatctgcttgcTGACTGTCGATTGGTTGTTTCTggagatttcatataaatggactcatataaCATGTGGTCTTTTGAGTCTGGCTGCTTGCACTTAGTatattttcaaggtccatccatgttgtagcatgtgcagTGGTTCATCCTTTGGAATGCTGAATGTTATTCTGTTGTATGGACacgtaccacattttgtttattcctcagttgatggacatttgagttgtttctagtttgggctTAAGAATAAAGCCCCTGTGGACATTCATGGCCATGTCTTTGTGTGGacagatgttttcatttctctaaggtAGATTcctaagagtgaaattgctgggtcagatggtgtatttatgtttaacttttaagaaactgccaaaactgttttccagggcattggttttatttgtttgtttgtttgtttgtttttcagtgcTTTAGAGTATCAGGATTAATTCAGTaaaacttaagattttttttcttgtctcctttCCATACGTGTTTCAGAGGTCACTGCTAAGTTTATAGGAGGCACCATCTCCTGATTCCTCCCTCCCTGACTTCTTTCTGTCATTGAGCTTATCTCTGTTGAGAACACAGAACTCATCTGTCTGTTCTCCCCACCAGCCTGTAAGCTTCTTCAGGGTAAGACCGGGTGTTCTTTGAGTTTCTGTCAAGGCCTTTGCATATTCCAGGAGTTCAAAGTCAAATAAGACATGGTCCTGACCCCAAGGAGCTTACAAGCTAGTAGAGAAATAGACAAGATTCCTCTGTGTTCTCAAAGCATTGGTTTTGAAAAACATAGAGGCTTTCCGGATGAGTGGAGGAACCCAAATGATCCACTGCAAAGTGcaggtgaagagagagaaagggagcttGGTTTGTCCACTAAGAAATACAGAGGTGGGTTGGTTTGCTTAAAGCAGGGGTCAGCGTActacagcctgtggaccaaatccAGCCCTCCACCTGTTCTTGTTAACTTTTACTGGAACACGGCCATGCTCCTTAATTTgcatactgtctatggctgctttggggctacagtggcagaactgagttgtgacagagaccatgtggcctgcaaagcctgaattatttactctctggccctttacagaaaaagtttgccagttCCTCCTTAGACGAAAGAATGAAGGTGAGAAATAACAACAGCCGCAGACTCCCAAAGTTCAGCCGCTTGTTGCTTTCCAGAAACGCAGTCGCAGTAGGAGGGATTTGAGTCAGATGTAAGGAAAGACTAGAAGGGTGGGAAGATTCTGGCTCCTAAAAGAGAGACACAAATTTcccttaagaaaaggaaaaaacaaacaaaaaccacttaTCAGTTGCAGCAAAGTTGGGACAGAATCTATCTGGAGACAAAAAGCTGGAAAGAGTGACTGGGTTCCTTGGCCTTTGATCCTGTTTGAGGTGTGGGGTGAGGGGGGTCTCTAGGAATCAAATACCTTTGGCGTCAGGCTCAGAATAATGATGAGAAAGCCCAGTGGAAGGGGGTTAGGagcgagggagggagaaaagcccGATTTTTCCTTTGGTGAAGTAGAAATCAGAAAGTAAGCGTGTCGGGAGCAGCCAGAGAAAGAGGCTGCCCCTCTTGTGGCCAAGGCGGAGTGAATTAATTCCCGGCATATGTTCCCAGCATCTGTCGTGGTGACCTGAACCGGAGGGGTCAGCGAGAGAGGGGACCATGCCAGCGCCGAGCATTAGCCCAGAATTCCCGGGCCACAGAGGCTTTTGGCTCCCACAGAATGATGGCTGGCCAGCTCTCCCAGCAGCATCTGCTGCAGCTGCAGCAAACAGTGctgtgggggggggagggagcgcTCCCCACAAGAGAACACCTGCTGTGAAAGGGCTGGACGAAGACCAGAGAGAGTCCTGCAAAAGGCTGTCTCTTCCAGATCTCGGGCTGCAGTGGATTCGACCCGCCAGCCACGCGTCCTGCCAGCAGACTGGAGGTGACGCACAGGACGgcactgggaggggcaggggcaggggagacACAGCCCTGGATGGAAAGAGCGCACAGGGTTGGGACGCCCTCCTAAGTACCAGTCTCAGAATCCCCCCGGATACTATTTGGGCTGCTCCTTGTAAAGTGTCCCTCAGGAATCAGAGGTCAACCCGGAGGGGGCAAGGTAAGAGGGCATGGAGGCTAAGAATGCAGACAATGCCAGGTTCAAGTCCCTGTGCTTCCAGGTCACGACTGCATACCTCCTTGTGCGtccgttttctcatctatagAGTGAGGTAGAAAACAATTCCTGTCTTTGTTGTAACATTATGATGATTAAACCACATACTATACGTCAAGTGTCCGGCACGAAGCAGGCACTCGGTGGTGATTAGTTCTGATCACACTGGGTGGGCAGGCAACATTCCCCCTGATGGCAAGTCATGGGCATTAGGCACTGACAGCACCTATGTGGGCATCTAACCCAAGGTCGTGAGCTGGAGGCCCATGGACTGACTTTGACCCACAGGACGTGATTGATTTGGCCCAcacattaagtttttttttttaattgaagtatagttaatttacagtgttgtgccgatctctgctgtacagcaaagtgactcagttttatacgtaaatacattcttttttaatattcttttccattatggtttaacacagggtattgaatatagttccctgtgcaataaaGTAGGGCCTTGTtgatccattctaaatgtaatagtctacatctaccaaccccaaagtCCCAGTCCGTCCCTCTCcttcccgcccc comes from Balaenoptera ricei isolate mBalRic1 chromosome 2, mBalRic1.hap2, whole genome shotgun sequence and encodes:
- the IFT43 gene encoding intraflagellar transport protein 43 homolog → MEDVLDLGEERRRGSAISGAKMGRRAHQESAQAENHLTGKNSSSTLTAEAPPPKPPRRQGGWADDSVKASRSGRRASEEIEDHRLRQQSLDGPDDGGDIPVIPDLEEVQEEDFVLQVAAPPSIQVNRVMTYRDLDNDLMKYAAFQTLDGDIDLKLLTKVLAPEHEVREDDVSWDWDRLYTEVSSELLSEWDVLQADKEDPVGQPSHT